In Zea mays cultivar B73 chromosome 7, Zm-B73-REFERENCE-NAM-5.0, whole genome shotgun sequence, the following proteins share a genomic window:
- the LOC100501591 gene encoding L-type lectin-domain containing receptor kinase SIT2 precursor, whose product MSMLLQFLFLSLILLAASTTGGDGQQFAYSGFSTNDLVVDGATTITSNGLLELTNGTDQQTGHAFYPTPVQFTRSPNGTVQSFSTSFVFAILSVYTDLSAHGMAFVVAPSRNFPGALPGQFLGLTDIRNDGNASNHFFTVELDTIENKEFGDINANHAGANVNGLRSLNSSSAGYYADGDVNGGEFHFHNLSLISREAMQVWMDYDATASSITVTMAPSKAARPARPLFTATHNLTSVVTDAAYVGFSSATGTINTRHYVLGWSFAMNGPAPAIDVSRLPKLPRMGPKPLSKALEIVLPIATAAFVLAVGSAAFLLVRRHLKYAELREDWELEFGPHRFSYRDLLDATEGFKDELLLGVGGFGRVYKGTLPVSKLEVAVKRVSHDSRQGMKEFIAEVVSIGRIQHRNLVRVLGYCRRRGELFLVYEYMPSGSVDKYLYGNNEGTTRPVLSWEHRWRVVKGIASCLLYLHEEWEQVVVHRDIKPSNVLLDSDMNGRLGDFGLARLYDHDADPQTTHVVGTIGYLAPELGHTSKATPQTDVFSFGMFVLEITCGRRPVVVVVVGDDESSQEESQCMLVDWVLERWASSGALLETVDARLGGDYNAAEACLALKLGLLCSHPFSKSRPTARQVMQYLDGEVPLPEMAPTDMSLHMMAIMQNEGFDDYVVTGSTASIGTTSVVSGGR is encoded by the coding sequence ATGTCCATGCTTCTACAGTTCCTCTTTCTCAGCCTCATCCTACTCGCAGCGTCCACTACGGGTGGTGATGGCCAGCAGTTCGCCTACTCCGGCTTCTCCACTAACGATCTCGTCGTCGACGGAGCTACAACCATCACATCAAACGGCCTCCTCGAGCTCACCAACGGAACGGACCAGCAGACAGGCCACGCCTTCTACCCAACCCCGGTGCAGTTCACGAGGTCGCCCAACGGAACGGTGCAGTCTTTCTCCACCTCCTTCGTGTTCGCAATCCTGTCCGTGTACACCGACCTAAGCGCCCACGGCATGGCCTTCGTCGTGGCGCCGAGCAGGAACTTCCCGGGCGCCTTGCCTGGGCAGTTCCTCGGCCTCACCGACATCCGGAACGACGGCAACGCGAGCAACCACTTCTTCACCGTCGAGCTGGACACCATCGAGAACAAGGAGTTCGGCGACATCAACGCCAACCACGCCGGCGCCAACGTCAACGGCCTCAGATCCCTCAACTCCAGCTCCGCTGGCTACTACGCTGACGGGGACGTCAACGGCGGCGAGTTCCACTTCCACAACCTGAGCCTGATCAGCCGTGAGGCTATGCAGGTGTGGATGGACTACGATGCCACGGCTTCAAGCATCACGGTCACCATGGCTCCGTCGAAGGCTGCGCGGCCTGCACGGCCGCTGTTCACAGCCACCCACAACCTCACAAGCGTCGTCACCGACGCTGCATACGTTGGCTTCTCCTCGGCGACCGGCACGATCAACACGAGGCATTACGTGCTCGGCTGGAGCTTCGCCATGAACGGTCCAGCTCCCGCCATTGATGTTTCCAGGCTACCCAAGCTCCCACGCATGGGCCCGAAGCCTCTATCCAAGGCACTGGAGATCGTTCTGCCGATAGCAACGGCCGCGTTCGTCCTCGCCGTGGGCAGCGCCGCGTTCCTGCTCGTCCGGAGGCATCTGAAGTACGCTGAGCTGCGGGAAGACTGGGAGCTCGAGTTCGGGCCGCACCGCTTCTCCTACAGGGACCTGTTGGATGCAACGGAAGGGTTCAAGGACGAGCTCCTGCTCGGCGTCGGAGGGTTCGGGCGGGTGTACAAGGGGACCCTTCCCGTGTCGAAACTGGAGGTGGCGGTGAAACGAGTGTCCCATGACTCGAGGCAGGGCATGAAGGAGTTCatcgcggaggtcgtcagcatcgGGCGCATCCAGCATCGCAACCTCGTGCGTGTTCTTGGCTACTGCCGGAGAAGGGGCGAGCTGTTCTTGGTGTACGAGTACATGCCGAGCGGAAGTGTCGACAAGTACTTGTACGGCAATAATGAAGGGACGACGAGGCCCGTCCTGAGTTGGGAGCACAGGTGGCGCGTCGTCAAGGGCATCGCGTCTTGCTTGCTCTACCTCCACGAGGAGTGGGAGCAGGTGGTCGTCCACCGGGATATCAAGCCGAGCAATGTCCTTCTGGACAGCGACATGAACGGGCGACTCGGCGACTTCGGCCTTGCCAGGCTGTACGACCACGACGCTGACCCACAAACCACGCACGTGGTCGGAACCATAGGGTACCTTGCTCCGGAGCTAGGGCACACGAGCAAGGCGACGCCTCAGACGGACGTGTTCTCTTTCGGCATGTTTGTTCTCGAGATTACATGTGGCAGGAGgcctgtcgtcgtcgtcgtcgtcggtgaCGACGAAAGCTCACAGGAGGAAAGCCAGTGCATGCTGGTGGATTGGGTCCTTGAGCGTTGGGCAAGCAGTGGAGCACTGCTGGAAACTGTGGATGCCAGGCTTGGAGGGGACTACAACGCTGCGGAGGCTTGTTTGGCACTAAAACTAGGGCTGCTATGCTCTCACCCCTTCTCCAAGTCGAGGCCTACCGCACGGCAGGTCATGCAGTACCTTGACGGTGAGGTGCCGCTACCGGAGATGGCGCCAACGGATATGAGCCTTCACATGATGGCGATAATGCAGAATGAAGGATTCGATGACTACGTCGTCACGGGATCCACAGCAAGCATTGGTACAACATCTGTTGTTTCTGGTGGAAGATGA
- the LOC100501591 gene encoding L-type lectin-domain containing receptor kinase SIT2 isoform X1, whose product MASSSPTPASPLTISSSTELQPSHQTASSSSPTERTSRQATPSTQPRCSSRGRPTERNFPGALPGQFLGLTDIRNDGNASNHFFTVELDTIENKEFGDINANHAGANVNGLRSLNSSSAGYYADGDVNGGEFHFHNLSLISREAMQVWMDYDATASSITVTMAPSKAARPARPLFTATHNLTSVVTDAAYVGFSSATGTINTRHYVLGWSFAMNGPAPAIDVSRLPKLPRMGPKPLSKALEIVLPIATAAFVLAVGSAAFLLVRRHLKYAELREDWELEFGPHRFSYRDLLDATEGFKDELLLGVGGFGRVYKGTLPVSKLEVAVKRVSHDSRQGMKEFIAEVVSIGRIQHRNLVRVLGYCRRRGELFLVYEYMPSGSVDKYLYGNNEGTTRPVLSWEHRWRVVKGIASCLLYLHEEWEQVVVHRDIKPSNVLLDSDMNGRLGDFGLARLYDHDADPQTTHVVGTIGYLAPELGHTSKATPQTDVFSFGMFVLEITCGRRPVVVVVVGDDESSQEESQCMLVDWVLERWASSGALLETVDARLGGDYNAAEACLALKLGLLCSHPFSKSRPTARQVMQYLDGEVPLPEMAPTDMSLHMMAIMQNEGFDDYVVTGSTASIGTTSVVSGGR is encoded by the exons ATGGCCAGCAGTTCGCCTACTCCGGCTTCTCCACTAACGATCTCGTCGTCGACGGAGCTACAACCATCACATCAAACGGCCTCCTCGAGCTCACCAACGGAACGGACCAGCAGACAGGCCACGCCTTCTACCCAACCCCGGTGCAGTTCACGAGGTCGCCCAACGGAACG GAACTTCCCGGGCGCCTTGCCTGGGCAGTTCCTCGGCCTCACCGACATCCGGAACGACGGCAACGCGAGCAACCACTTCTTCACCGTCGAGCTGGACACCATCGAGAACAAGGAGTTCGGCGACATCAACGCCAACCACGCCGGCGCCAACGTCAACGGCCTCAGATCCCTCAACTCCAGCTCCGCTGGCTACTACGCTGACGGGGACGTCAACGGCGGCGAGTTCCACTTCCACAACCTGAGCCTGATCAGCCGTGAGGCTATGCAGGTGTGGATGGACTACGATGCCACGGCTTCAAGCATCACGGTCACCATGGCTCCGTCGAAGGCTGCGCGGCCTGCACGGCCGCTGTTCACAGCCACCCACAACCTCACAAGCGTCGTCACCGACGCTGCATACGTTGGCTTCTCCTCGGCGACCGGCACGATCAACACGAGGCATTACGTGCTCGGCTGGAGCTTCGCCATGAACGGTCCAGCTCCCGCCATTGATGTTTCCAGGCTACCCAAGCTCCCACGCATGGGCCCGAAGCCTCTATCCAAGGCACTGGAGATCGTTCTGCCGATAGCAACGGCCGCGTTCGTCCTCGCCGTGGGCAGCGCCGCGTTCCTGCTCGTCCGGAGGCATCTGAAGTACGCTGAGCTGCGGGAAGACTGGGAGCTCGAGTTCGGGCCGCACCGCTTCTCCTACAGGGACCTGTTGGATGCAACGGAAGGGTTCAAGGACGAGCTCCTGCTCGGCGTCGGAGGGTTCGGGCGGGTGTACAAGGGGACCCTTCCCGTGTCGAAACTGGAGGTGGCGGTGAAACGAGTGTCCCATGACTCGAGGCAGGGCATGAAGGAGTTCatcgcggaggtcgtcagcatcgGGCGCATCCAGCATCGCAACCTCGTGCGTGTTCTTGGCTACTGCCGGAGAAGGGGCGAGCTGTTCTTGGTGTACGAGTACATGCCGAGCGGAAGTGTCGACAAGTACTTGTACGGCAATAATGAAGGGACGACGAGGCCCGTCCTGAGTTGGGAGCACAGGTGGCGCGTCGTCAAGGGCATCGCGTCTTGCTTGCTCTACCTCCACGAGGAGTGGGAGCAGGTGGTCGTCCACCGGGATATCAAGCCGAGCAATGTCCTTCTGGACAGCGACATGAACGGGCGACTCGGCGACTTCGGCCTTGCCAGGCTGTACGACCACGACGCTGACCCACAAACCACGCACGTGGTCGGAACCATAGGGTACCTTGCTCCGGAGCTAGGGCACACGAGCAAGGCGACGCCTCAGACGGACGTGTTCTCTTTCGGCATGTTTGTTCTCGAGATTACATGTGGCAGGAGgcctgtcgtcgtcgtcgtcgtcggtgaCGACGAAAGCTCACAGGAGGAAAGCCAGTGCATGCTGGTGGATTGGGTCCTTGAGCGTTGGGCAAGCAGTGGAGCACTGCTGGAAACTGTGGATGCCAGGCTTGGAGGGGACTACAACGCTGCGGAGGCTTGTTTGGCACTAAAACTAGGGCTGCTATGCTCTCACCCCTTCTCCAAGTCGAGGCCTACCGCACGGCAGGTCATGCAGTACCTTGACGGTGAGGTGCCGCTACCGGAGATGGCGCCAACGGATATGAGCCTTCACATGATGGCGATAATGCAGAATGAAGGATTCGATGACTACGTCGTCACGGGATCCACAGCAAGCATTGGTACAACATCTGTTGTTTCTGGTGGAAGATGA
- the LOC103633813 gene encoding anthocyanidin 5,3-O-glucosyltransferase — translation MVTGKKRTFMFYPSLGVGHLIPMVELAKHLFRHGHGALIAVVNPPDTDVVSAAAVERLAAANPAIAFRLLPVPASPDAGADWVKRDLDTLQLANPVLRDFLLRSQPAAALILDMFCVDALDVAAELGVPAYFFFASAAGDLAMFLNLPYLYPTLPSFRDMGEALVRCPGMPPVRAMDMPLTVQDRDSDRTKVRMYQFRRIPEGRGVLVNSFAWLEPRALRALGDGVCVPGRTTPRVFCVGPLVNDSSSTTGSGGRHECLAWLDAQPKRSVVFLCFGSKDACSVLIALFLYHQFY, via the coding sequence ATGGTCACGGGAAAGAAGAGGACGTTCATGTTCTACCCGTCGCTGGGCGTGGGCCACCTGATCCCGATGGTGGAGCTGGCCAAGCACCTCTTCCGCCACGGCCACGGCGCGCTCATCGCCGTGGTCAACCCGCCGGACACCGACGTCGTGTCGGCCGCCGCGGTGGAGCGCCTCGCGGCGGCCAACCCGGCCATCGCGTTCCGCCTCCTGCCGGTCCCGGCCAGCCCGGACGCCGGCGCGGACTGGGTGAAGCGCGACCTGGACACGCTCCAGCTCGCCAACCCCGTGCTCCGGGACTTCCTGCTCCGGTCCCAGCCCGCCGCCGCGCTCATCCTCGACATGTTCTGCGTCGACGCGCTCGACGTCGCGGCGGAGCTCGGCGTCCCGGCCTACTTCTTCTTCGCCTCCGCGGCGGGGGACCTCGCCATGTTCCTCAACCTGCCGTACCTCTACCCCACCCTGCCGTCGTTCAGGGACATGGGCGAGGCGCTGGTGCGCTGCCCCGGCATGCCGCCGGTCCGGGCGATGGACATGCCGCTGACGGTGCAGGACAGGGACAGCGACCGGACCAAGGTCCGGATGTACCAGTTCCGCCGCATCCCGGAGGGGAGGGGCGTGCTGGTCAACAGCTTCGCCTGGCTGGAGCCCAGGGCACTGAGAGCGCTCGGCGACGGCGTCTGCGTGCCCGGCCGCACGACGCCGAGGGTCTTCTGCGTCGGGCCACTGGTCAACGACAGCAGCAGCACGACGGGGAGCGGCGGGAGGCACGAGTGCCTGGCGTGGCTGGACGCGCAGCCCAAGCGGAGCGTCGTGTTCCTCTGCTTCGGCAGCAAGGATGCTTGTTCGGTACTGATTGCATTGTTCTTATATCACCAGTTCTATTGA